One Roseimaritima multifibrata DNA window includes the following coding sequences:
- the xseB gene encoding exodeoxyribonuclease VII small subunit, producing MAKKKVVKKETDSTFESSLASLEQIVRDLESGELGLEQSLDAYEVGIKRLKECHQHLQAAERRVEQLSGFDADGNPVLESLEDRPTAGKDAIGQTTPAARGRKKTDLDETDSALF from the coding sequence ATGGCTAAGAAGAAAGTTGTCAAAAAAGAGACCGATTCGACGTTTGAAAGCTCGCTCGCTTCGCTGGAACAAATCGTTCGAGACTTAGAGAGTGGCGAGCTGGGACTGGAACAGTCGTTGGATGCCTACGAGGTAGGGATCAAGCGACTGAAAGAATGTCACCAGCATCTGCAGGCTGCCGAACGTCGAGTTGAACAGCTCTCAGGTTTTGACGCCGATGGAAATCCGGTCCTCGAATCACTCGAGGATCGGCCAACGGCCGGCAAAGATGCGATCGGGCAGACCACGCCCGCCGCACGAGGACGCAAGAAGACGGATCTAGACGAGACCGACTCAGCGCTCTTTTAA
- a CDS encoding alpha/beta hydrolase family protein — protein MSSNFPPARFQRVSRRVRFAGGNGFDLSGIVDECIDRPNAPLVLFSHCFTCNKDLKAVVRISRRLAEQGMTVLRYDMTGLGGSDGDFSATNFQTNLADLIAAANFAAEHLRPPDALIGHSFGGTASLAAAANRAATPSLQHLKCLVTLAAPTDTHHLAKLLIRMNPRIEKEGEGTVKIGGVAFQITTAMVEDFRSHFVEDMIGKIALPILVCHSPRDETVGFENAIRIMQLASHSDTPSPVSLLNLHEADHLFLRDADDLIYVADAIANFLHRYGERA, from the coding sequence GTGAGTTCGAACTTCCCTCCCGCTCGCTTCCAGCGAGTCAGTCGTCGTGTGCGGTTTGCCGGTGGAAATGGGTTTGACCTCAGCGGTATCGTCGATGAGTGCATCGACCGCCCCAATGCACCGCTAGTCCTCTTTTCCCACTGCTTCACCTGCAACAAAGACCTGAAGGCGGTGGTGCGGATCAGCCGGCGACTTGCCGAACAGGGAATGACCGTCCTCCGCTACGACATGACAGGCTTGGGGGGGAGCGATGGCGATTTTTCCGCAACGAACTTCCAAACGAATCTGGCTGATTTAATCGCAGCAGCGAATTTTGCGGCAGAGCATCTTCGTCCCCCTGACGCCCTGATCGGCCACAGTTTTGGCGGGACCGCGTCGCTTGCAGCGGCCGCAAACCGGGCCGCCACGCCCTCGCTCCAGCATCTAAAATGCTTGGTTACGTTGGCTGCCCCGACCGATACGCACCATCTGGCAAAACTGCTGATTCGGATGAACCCTCGGATCGAAAAAGAGGGCGAAGGAACCGTCAAAATCGGAGGCGTTGCGTTTCAGATCACGACGGCGATGGTGGAGGATTTCCGCAGCCATTTCGTGGAAGACATGATTGGTAAGATCGCTTTGCCGATCCTCGTCTGTCATTCGCCCCGCGATGAGACCGTCGGTTTCGAAAATGCGATCCGAATAATGCAATTGGCCAGCCATTCCGACACTCCCTCGCCGGTCAGCCTGTTGAATTTACACGAAGCCGACCATCTATTTTTGCGAGATGCCGACGACCTGATCTACGTCGCCGATGCGATCGCAAACTTCTTGCACCGATATGGCGAACGTGCCTAA
- the floA gene encoding flotillin-like protein FloA (flotillin-like protein involved in membrane lipid rafts) — MNIPILFAAGITTVLMIVGGLLAGILLLVLFVIFVRYGKLWFQAYMSVADVSLVSLIRMHFTKVNPHVIVQAKIMAAQAGMDINRRTGISTQRLESHYLANGNVMNVIHAIIAAHRASIELDFDQAAAIDLAGRDVLDAVQTSVYPKVIDCPDPRRSGKTTLSAITKNGIELRVRARVTVRTNLAQLIGGATEETIIARVGESIISSIGSTSSHFEVLENPDMITRAVLKRGLDAQTAFEIVSIDIADIDIGENIGARLQSDQAEADTRVARAQAERRRAEAIAEEQDQKAKVVANRAHLVLAEAEVPKAMAEAFRAGRVDLNPKSS; from the coding sequence ATGAACATTCCTATCCTGTTTGCTGCCGGCATAACCACGGTACTAATGATTGTTGGGGGCCTGCTTGCGGGCATCCTACTGTTGGTGCTGTTCGTTATTTTCGTTCGCTACGGAAAACTGTGGTTCCAGGCCTACATGTCGGTGGCGGACGTTAGCCTTGTCAGCCTGATCCGGATGCATTTCACCAAGGTGAATCCGCACGTGATCGTGCAAGCCAAGATCATGGCCGCTCAAGCTGGTATGGATATCAACCGGCGGACCGGGATCAGCACCCAGCGTCTGGAATCCCATTACTTGGCAAACGGCAATGTGATGAATGTGATCCACGCGATCATCGCGGCGCATCGTGCTAGCATCGAACTTGATTTTGATCAGGCAGCTGCGATCGACCTGGCCGGCCGTGACGTCTTGGACGCGGTCCAGACCAGCGTCTACCCCAAGGTCATCGATTGCCCCGATCCACGTCGCAGCGGAAAAACGACGCTAAGTGCCATCACGAAAAATGGGATCGAACTGCGGGTCCGTGCTCGAGTCACCGTGCGAACCAATTTGGCTCAGCTGATTGGTGGAGCGACGGAAGAAACGATTATCGCTCGCGTGGGTGAATCGATCATTAGCTCGATCGGATCGACGTCATCGCATTTCGAAGTCCTCGAAAACCCAGACATGATTACTCGAGCCGTTTTGAAACGCGGCTTGGACGCTCAGACCGCTTTCGAAATTGTTTCGATCGATATCGCAGACATCGACATCGGCGAGAACATCGGAGCCCGCCTGCAGTCCGACCAAGCGGAAGCGGACACTCGCGTCGCTAGAGCTCAGGCCGAACGCCGCCGCGCCGAAGCGATCGCTGAAGAACAGGACCAGAAAGCGAAAGTCGTCGCCAACCGGGCTCATTTGGTATTAGCCGAAGCGGAAGTCCCCAAAGCGATGGCCGAAGCCTTCCGCGCCGGCCGTGTCGATCTGAATCCAAAATCGTCGTGA
- a CDS encoding glycosyltransferase family 9 protein, whose translation MSAAKKTPAIKQLTISPRPEESSNRILISRMSAIGDTILTLPVAGALRDAYPDAFLAWVVERKSAAMVRGHEFLDAVIELERGWFTSPKGIWDARQRLRALQVDTAIDCQGNTKSALACHLSGAKRRIGHRGYHGAELSQWLNNVLVKTTKPHLTDRSLGLLGPLAIKQSRIRWQLPVPAEARAWAKTWRRQNPQRLVILNPGASWDSKLWEMDRFGAVASYLETQYQAKSVVIWGNAKERALAEEVIEMSGGSATLAPDTDLLHLAALLGAADMMISADSGPMHMAVAMGTQTIGLHGSTRAIDSGPYGPPHRAVQRTFHDGTRRERRSAANTAMRAISVEDVQAEIDRIFSKRQANAA comes from the coding sequence ATGTCTGCTGCCAAAAAAACGCCTGCTATCAAACAATTGACTATTTCCCCCCGTCCTGAAGAATCCTCCAATCGAATCCTGATTTCTCGTATGAGTGCGATTGGGGATACTATTTTGACCCTGCCCGTCGCCGGTGCGCTTCGGGATGCCTATCCAGACGCCTTCCTGGCCTGGGTGGTGGAACGCAAGTCCGCGGCGATGGTTCGCGGACACGAATTCCTGGATGCCGTGATCGAGCTTGAACGGGGATGGTTTACGTCTCCAAAAGGAATCTGGGATGCTCGTCAGCGATTGCGGGCGCTTCAGGTCGATACCGCAATCGATTGTCAGGGAAATACCAAGTCGGCACTCGCCTGCCATTTGAGTGGCGCCAAACGCCGCATTGGCCATCGCGGTTATCATGGGGCCGAACTGAGCCAGTGGCTGAATAACGTGCTGGTCAAAACGACCAAACCACATTTGACCGACCGATCTTTGGGCTTGCTGGGACCGCTTGCTATCAAACAGTCGCGGATTCGTTGGCAGTTGCCCGTTCCGGCCGAAGCGAGGGCCTGGGCCAAGACATGGCGGCGACAAAATCCACAGCGGTTGGTGATCCTGAATCCAGGAGCCTCCTGGGATTCGAAATTGTGGGAAATGGATCGATTTGGTGCGGTCGCGTCCTATTTGGAAACGCAGTATCAAGCAAAATCGGTCGTCATCTGGGGCAACGCCAAAGAACGGGCTTTGGCCGAGGAGGTGATCGAAATGTCGGGTGGAAGTGCCACGCTTGCCCCCGATACGGATCTGCTTCATTTGGCTGCCTTGCTGGGAGCGGCCGATATGATGATCAGTGCCGATAGCGGGCCGATGCACATGGCCGTCGCGATGGGGACGCAGACCATCGGACTGCATGGTTCGACCAGAGCAATCGATTCGGGCCCCTATGGACCACCACACCGGGCGGTCCAGCGTACTTTTCACGATGGGACACGTCGCGAACGCCGCAGTGCCGCGAACACTGCAATGCGAGCCATCTCGGTGGAAGATGTTCAAGCGGAAATCGATCGGATTTTTAGTAAACGTCAGGCTAACGCCGCTTGA
- a CDS encoding DNA integrity scanning protein DisA nucleotide-binding domain protein — protein MASQRLTKHNAEMVRMAVRTAEALGAGAILILLDGTTDWKKLSQLCNEKISTIVAADREEDLEGAAEVGLLPLALNKEKAPLLERLQHALLEAAADELIRPNGEVITLYSGFQQGRFDSISHMQLDERMRRLSVRDLQRLESSVPLNTLKAVVDLAVQIGREGREGKAVGALFVVGDTRRVLEHTKDSGADPFRGYNKKHRNLMDARVSEDAKEISQLDGAFIITPDGYIERSRQMLEVSHEDLQMSKGLGARHWAGAAITRKTKAISVVVSQSTGTVRLYQNGVLVMRIEPMDKAVKWQEFNFDPPAGE, from the coding sequence ATGGCATCGCAACGGCTAACGAAACACAATGCTGAGATGGTCCGCATGGCGGTTCGGACGGCAGAGGCGTTGGGGGCTGGCGCGATTTTGATTTTGTTGGATGGCACCACCGACTGGAAAAAACTTAGCCAGTTGTGTAACGAGAAAATCTCGACAATCGTCGCGGCTGACCGTGAAGAAGACCTGGAGGGAGCCGCCGAAGTTGGGCTGCTACCGCTGGCGCTGAACAAAGAGAAAGCACCACTCTTAGAACGCCTGCAGCATGCTTTGTTGGAAGCGGCCGCCGACGAACTGATCCGGCCCAACGGCGAAGTCATCACGCTCTATAGCGGATTCCAGCAGGGCCGATTCGATTCGATCAGCCATATGCAGTTGGACGAACGGATGCGGCGTCTGAGCGTTCGCGACCTGCAGCGTCTGGAAAGTAGCGTCCCGCTAAACACGCTGAAGGCGGTCGTCGATTTGGCGGTCCAGATCGGACGTGAAGGACGTGAAGGCAAAGCGGTCGGAGCACTCTTTGTTGTGGGCGACACTCGCCGCGTCTTAGAGCACACCAAAGACAGTGGCGCGGACCCGTTTCGTGGCTACAACAAAAAACATCGCAATCTGATGGACGCTCGAGTCAGCGAAGATGCGAAAGAAATTTCGCAGCTGGACGGAGCTTTTATCATTACCCCGGATGGGTATATCGAACGCAGTCGACAGATGTTGGAGGTTTCGCACGAAGACCTTCAAATGTCCAAAGGCTTAGGAGCTAGGCACTGGGCGGGAGCCGCGATCACCCGCAAGACCAAGGCCATTTCGGTCGTCGTCAGCCAATCCACAGGGACCGTTCGTTTGTATCAAAACGGGGTTCTCGTGATGCGAATCGAGCCGATGGACAAAGCGGTCAAATGGCAAGAATTCAATTTCGACCCGCCCGCCGGCGAATAA
- a CDS encoding class I SAM-dependent methyltransferase: MTVSANWYDYPQYFDLVFRDENDDEVAFFKKAFEEHSKIPVKRLFEPGCGGGRLIVDMAAEGYEMTGLDISKPSLQYLKKRLKRRGLSAELIHGDMTSFQLEEPVDAAFCTFNTFRHLLTEEEAVKHLFSVASAIRPGGLYILGFHIIPLDADEECTERWKAKHSSTVVSVTLTVRNFNREARRESMRATLTAKRHAKKDGVSKVVKTIRCQTDFDLRLYTVPQVEAMLAKVELFEIAEIYDFDYDIETPRDLDDDLTDALFVLRRV; the protein is encoded by the coding sequence ATGACCGTTTCGGCTAACTGGTACGACTACCCTCAATATTTCGATCTCGTCTTTCGCGACGAAAACGACGACGAAGTGGCGTTCTTCAAAAAGGCTTTTGAAGAACATTCCAAGATTCCGGTGAAACGTTTGTTCGAACCGGGCTGCGGCGGAGGTCGATTGATCGTCGACATGGCAGCCGAAGGGTACGAGATGACCGGGCTGGATATCAGCAAACCGTCGCTGCAGTACCTTAAAAAACGGCTCAAACGGCGAGGCCTGTCGGCGGAACTGATTCACGGAGACATGACCTCTTTTCAGCTTGAGGAACCTGTCGACGCGGCGTTCTGTACGTTTAATACGTTTCGGCACCTTCTGACCGAGGAGGAGGCCGTTAAACATCTGTTTTCCGTCGCCTCGGCCATCCGCCCCGGCGGCCTATACATTCTGGGATTCCACATCATCCCCTTGGATGCCGACGAAGAGTGCACCGAGCGATGGAAAGCCAAACACTCCAGCACGGTCGTCAGCGTCACCCTAACGGTTCGCAATTTTAACCGCGAAGCGAGACGGGAATCGATGCGAGCCACCCTGACCGCAAAACGACATGCGAAAAAGGATGGAGTCAGCAAAGTCGTCAAAACCATCCGCTGCCAAACCGATTTTGACCTGCGTCTGTACACCGTCCCGCAAGTCGAAGCGATGCTGGCCAAAGTGGAGTTGTTCGAAATCGCCGAGATCTACGATTTCGACTATGACATCGAAACGCCACGAGACTTAGACGACGACCTAACCGACGCATTGTTCGTACTGCGCAGGGTCTAG
- a CDS encoding cysteine hydrolase family protein, whose amino-acid sequence MPQSSEEHIDPLRDAYFDSFVDTPEHREFMLAGRTALLCIDLQYLDAKPGFGVFSPDQSSGIEPEAQEFYFGRLESTVLPNVKRLQDAFRSHNLEVIHTRIQSLTRDGRDRGKGHKRLDLLAAPGSKEAEFLEEIAPDVDRDEIVINKTASGVFSSTNIHYVLKNLGIESLFVVGVYTNECVETTVRDACDLGYLVTVVEDCCTTVTPELHEASLATLRDRYARVIKTTEALAAVHQNKAPSA is encoded by the coding sequence ATGCCGCAATCGTCCGAGGAACATATCGATCCGCTTCGGGATGCCTACTTCGATTCATTTGTCGATACCCCAGAACACCGCGAATTCATGCTGGCCGGGCGGACCGCGCTTCTGTGCATCGACCTGCAATACCTGGACGCGAAACCTGGATTTGGAGTTTTCAGCCCCGATCAATCGAGCGGCATCGAACCGGAAGCCCAAGAGTTTTACTTCGGTCGCCTGGAATCGACGGTCTTGCCTAATGTCAAACGTCTGCAGGATGCTTTCCGAAGCCACAACCTTGAAGTCATCCACACCCGCATCCAATCCTTGACGCGTGACGGACGCGATCGCGGCAAAGGGCATAAGCGTTTGGATCTGCTGGCCGCCCCGGGATCGAAAGAAGCCGAATTCTTGGAAGAGATCGCTCCCGATGTCGATCGCGATGAAATTGTGATCAATAAAACGGCCAGTGGCGTTTTTTCGTCAACCAACATCCACTACGTTTTGAAAAACCTAGGAATCGAATCGCTTTTTGTCGTCGGCGTTTACACAAACGAATGCGTTGAAACGACTGTCCGCGATGCCTGCGACCTTGGCTACTTGGTCACAGTCGTTGAAGACTGCTGCACCACCGTCACCCCTGAACTGCATGAAGCCTCGCTGGCGACGCTGCGAGACCGATACGCCCGCGTTATCAAAACAACCGAAGCGCTCGCTGCGGTCCATCAGAACAAAGCTCCATCCGCATGA
- a CDS encoding Zn-dependent hydrolase, with amino-acid sequence MQVNIERIKQDILALAEIGRNQADRGIYRMAFTDADMEGKRWLQDQIAAADLPCNVDGAANVSATLDGISDGPRMIVGSHIDTVPCAGALDGTLGVVVGLECLRSMRENGIQPEQTIELIAFSDEEGRFGGMFGSHSICGLITPDKLATMKDLDGILLQEEMERQGFDPLKALDAAREPESIAAYAELHIEQGPVLDRMNKSVGIVDEITGLFTWSVWLRGEANHAGTTPMDMRNDAFMGLADFAHEIPRILEENGSDRSRATIGKAQILPGAANTVPGLVEFSLDCRDTSEEKLDELATAFRKALSAIARRRSLMFEFEQKSYLHPVQCSLPLVEKFCKHATALGLDYHRMHSGAAHDAQIMGRMVPTGMIFVPSKGGQSHSPAEWTAWSDIEAGANLMLQTLQDFG; translated from the coding sequence ATGCAGGTCAACATAGAACGAATCAAACAAGACATCCTGGCGCTCGCAGAAATCGGACGCAACCAAGCGGACCGTGGCATCTACCGAATGGCTTTCACCGATGCCGACATGGAAGGCAAACGGTGGCTGCAGGACCAGATCGCTGCCGCCGACCTGCCCTGCAACGTGGACGGCGCCGCCAACGTTTCGGCCACTTTAGACGGGATATCCGACGGGCCCCGAATGATTGTCGGTTCCCATATCGACACCGTCCCCTGTGCAGGGGCTCTGGACGGCACGCTTGGCGTGGTTGTTGGGCTGGAATGCCTGCGAAGCATGCGTGAAAACGGCATTCAGCCCGAACAAACCATTGAACTGATTGCCTTCAGTGATGAGGAAGGCCGCTTTGGGGGAATGTTCGGTTCGCATTCGATCTGTGGACTGATCACGCCCGACAAACTTGCCACCATGAAAGATCTGGATGGCATCCTGCTGCAAGAAGAAATGGAGCGTCAAGGATTCGATCCATTAAAAGCCCTCGATGCGGCTCGTGAACCGGAATCGATCGCAGCCTATGCGGAACTCCACATCGAACAGGGCCCGGTCCTCGACCGCATGAACAAATCGGTGGGGATCGTCGATGAAATCACCGGGCTGTTCACGTGGTCGGTCTGGCTTCGTGGCGAAGCGAACCATGCCGGAACGACTCCGATGGACATGCGAAACGATGCCTTCATGGGGCTTGCCGATTTTGCTCACGAGATCCCGCGTATCCTCGAGGAAAACGGCAGCGACCGAAGCCGAGCCACTATCGGAAAGGCTCAAATCCTGCCAGGAGCCGCGAACACGGTGCCGGGATTAGTCGAATTTTCGCTGGACTGCCGCGATACGTCGGAAGAGAAACTGGATGAACTGGCGACGGCATTTCGCAAAGCGCTTTCAGCGATCGCACGACGACGAAGCCTGATGTTTGAATTCGAACAGAAGAGCTATTTGCATCCGGTTCAGTGCAGCCTGCCACTGGTCGAAAAATTCTGCAAACACGCGACCGCGTTGGGGCTGGATTACCATCGCATGCACAGTGGAGCGGCTCACGATGCGCAGATCATGGGCCGGATGGTCCCGACGGGAATGATTTTCGTGCCCAGCAAAGGGGGGCAAAGTCATTCGCCGGCGGAATGGACCGCTTGGTCGGATATCGAAGCGGGAGCCAATCTGATGCTGCAAACCTTGCAGGACTTCGGTTAA
- the asnB gene encoding asparagine synthase (glutamine-hydrolyzing) translates to MCGITGFWNPHRTNERDLRFTLDGMLDVLDHRGPDDRGSRFYADKGLALGHTRLSIVGLDHGHQPIASKTGDYAVTVNGELYGYKRIRTQLACESLECDGKSDSAISLPLYLKHGLKFVDHLRGEFAIVLYDQKENRLILVRDRFGVKPLYYAVNERGVVWGSEVKSILKHPDVPVKLCPQAAVHQMMQVMVPGSTAFEGVQALQPGHMLIVQMQSGRLETRTQRWWDFTFPTSHESHPDPTEYVQGVQDRLIDAVATRLEADVPVGCYLSGGIDSCSILGLATTLQQSPIKAFTIAFDSDAYDESSIAKRMAERTGAEQELLRLTEKELYGPAFERATWHAERTFYNTLAVAKWHMSRRVRACNYKAVITGEGSDELFGGYPFFKRDWLGREGEGGIFAGAILAEEDLHHDAWQDLCGFTPSWMQPWMLVLDRVKPLWSDSIRDMLQTYDPVAEVAAAIDSEQVRGRHALDVSQYTWSKTMLEGQILTWGGDRMDMANSMEARPAFLDHHLAEYATTIPPEIRIRNGVEKWVLREAMVNVLPRELYEREKFAFMAPPAHTDPVKRNAVQEMIDHWITPERVQAVGLFDYDSITKFIADAWHEQDTTLARRNDIIINHTLQLHMLHGQYVEEMPLPAVD, encoded by the coding sequence ATGTGTGGAATCACAGGGTTCTGGAACCCTCATCGAACAAACGAGCGCGACCTCCGATTTACTCTGGACGGGATGCTGGATGTCCTGGATCACCGCGGTCCCGATGACCGTGGCAGTCGTTTCTATGCGGACAAAGGACTGGCGCTGGGACATACGCGGCTGTCGATTGTTGGCCTGGACCACGGGCATCAACCGATCGCGTCCAAGACGGGCGACTATGCCGTCACGGTCAATGGCGAACTGTACGGCTACAAACGCATTCGGACGCAACTTGCCTGCGAATCGCTGGAGTGCGACGGCAAGAGCGACAGCGCGATCTCGCTACCGCTGTACCTAAAACATGGCCTGAAGTTTGTCGATCACCTGCGTGGTGAATTCGCGATCGTTCTGTACGACCAAAAAGAAAACCGCCTGATCCTGGTACGCGATCGGTTTGGAGTCAAACCGTTGTACTATGCGGTTAATGAACGAGGCGTCGTATGGGGGAGCGAGGTTAAATCGATCCTCAAACACCCCGACGTACCTGTCAAACTTTGCCCCCAGGCGGCTGTGCATCAAATGATGCAGGTCATGGTCCCTGGATCGACGGCATTCGAAGGGGTCCAAGCCCTTCAGCCAGGACATATGCTGATTGTTCAAATGCAATCCGGACGCCTGGAAACCCGTACTCAACGTTGGTGGGATTTTACTTTCCCAACCTCTCACGAATCGCATCCCGACCCAACCGAATATGTTCAAGGCGTTCAGGATCGCTTGATCGATGCGGTCGCGACGCGTCTGGAGGCAGACGTTCCGGTCGGTTGCTACCTTTCAGGAGGAATCGATAGCTGTTCGATCCTAGGTTTGGCAACGACGCTTCAGCAGTCACCGATCAAAGCCTTTACGATCGCTTTTGATAGTGACGCCTACGATGAATCAAGCATCGCTAAACGGATGGCCGAACGGACGGGCGCCGAACAAGAATTGCTCCGCTTGACCGAAAAGGAGCTTTATGGCCCAGCGTTTGAGCGGGCGACGTGGCACGCCGAACGTACGTTTTACAACACGCTGGCAGTTGCCAAATGGCACATGAGCCGGCGAGTCCGAGCCTGTAATTACAAGGCGGTGATCACCGGCGAGGGATCGGACGAACTGTTTGGTGGGTACCCGTTCTTCAAACGTGACTGGTTAGGCCGCGAAGGGGAGGGAGGCATTTTCGCCGGGGCAATCCTCGCCGAAGAAGATCTCCATCACGATGCATGGCAGGACCTCTGCGGGTTCACCCCTTCATGGATGCAGCCCTGGATGCTGGTCCTTGATCGCGTCAAGCCGCTTTGGTCCGATTCCATTCGGGACATGCTGCAAACCTACGACCCAGTCGCCGAAGTCGCCGCAGCGATCGACAGTGAACAGGTCCGTGGCCGCCACGCATTGGATGTTTCGCAGTACACGTGGAGCAAAACCATGCTGGAAGGTCAGATCCTCACCTGGGGCGGCGATCGCATGGACATGGCCAACAGCATGGAGGCCCGTCCCGCCTTCCTAGACCATCACCTTGCCGAGTACGCAACCACGATCCCGCCGGAAATCCGGATTCGCAACGGAGTCGAAAAATGGGTCCTCCGCGAAGCGATGGTGAACGTCTTGCCGCGCGAATTATACGAGCGAGAGAAATTTGCTTTTATGGCGCCGCCTGCACACACCGATCCGGTCAAACGGAATGCCGTGCAAGAAATGATCGATCACTGGATTACTCCAGAAAGGGTCCAGGCTGTCGGATTATTCGATTACGATTCGATAACCAAATTCATCGCCGATGCATGGCACGAACAAGACACCACGCTTGCTCGCCGCAACGACATCATCATCAACCACACTCTGCAATTGCACATGCTGCATGGTCAGTACGTCGAAGAGATGCCACTGCCGGCGGTCGACTAG
- a CDS encoding aspartate/ornithine carbamoyltransferase family protein: MNKLTKHQVSQALSPAASNSKGLRISPEDLLARTNGRVDLEALGQLAGQSIINPRQFDRRTVNAIAQMAAVLEMRNVEIDKPLDGKIAITAFFEPSTRTRLSFESAVQRLDGKVLSVPDGQVTGIAKGESLADIGEMFNTYGDVVIMRHPDTNSMEEIRRNLQRPLINAGNGSGHHPTQALIDWYALLKWRPELATEHCPPERRIHLGIIGTPGSMRAVKSFLRISLMFPGAVSKITIISEMADPVGLDLTEPIEQSVIPITITNDVQKVLPDLDVLYVNSIAFLGDSYRNLDARYKLDRNSKLKPGAVIMHPLARNQELSEDLDETEHNLYFAQAAGAVFVRQAILTAVLDRLDRINGI, encoded by the coding sequence ATGAATAAACTGACGAAACATCAAGTCTCGCAAGCCCTCTCGCCGGCGGCGTCCAATTCCAAAGGATTACGGATTTCGCCGGAAGACTTGCTGGCCAGAACCAACGGGCGGGTCGATCTTGAAGCCCTCGGTCAACTGGCGGGGCAATCGATTATCAATCCACGGCAATTTGATCGCCGCACCGTCAACGCGATCGCTCAAATGGCCGCCGTTTTGGAAATGCGGAATGTCGAAATCGACAAACCGCTTGACGGCAAGATCGCGATCACCGCGTTCTTCGAACCGAGCACGCGAACGCGACTGTCCTTCGAAAGTGCCGTGCAACGCTTGGACGGGAAAGTTCTCTCGGTCCCGGATGGTCAAGTGACCGGAATCGCCAAAGGAGAATCGCTGGCCGACATCGGCGAGATGTTCAACACGTATGGGGATGTGGTCATCATGCGGCACCCCGACACCAACAGCATGGAAGAGATCCGCCGCAACCTTCAGCGGCCATTGATCAATGCAGGCAACGGTTCGGGCCATCATCCGACTCAAGCGTTGATCGATTGGTACGCACTGCTGAAATGGCGTCCGGAACTGGCTACGGAACACTGCCCGCCGGAGCGTCGCATCCACCTTGGAATCATCGGCACGCCCGGTTCGATGCGAGCCGTCAAAAGCTTCCTGCGTATTTCTTTGATGTTCCCCGGCGCCGTCAGCAAAATCACGATCATTTCGGAAATGGCTGATCCGGTTGGACTGGACTTGACCGAACCGATTGAACAGTCAGTGATCCCGATCACGATCACCAATGATGTCCAAAAAGTCCTTCCCGATCTGGACGTCCTGTACGTCAATTCGATCGCCTTTCTGGGAGACAGTTACCGGAACCTGGACGCTCGCTACAAATTGGACCGCAACAGCAAACTGAAACCGGGAGCCGTGATCATGCATCCCCTGGCTCGCAACCAGGAACTGTCGGAAGACCTCGACGAAACCGAACATAACCTCTACTTCGCCCAGGCTGCTGGAGCAGTCTTTGTGCGGCAAGCGATTCTGACGGCGGTCCTCGATCGCCTGGATCGCATCAACGGGATATAA